One Mycolicibacterium goodii genomic region harbors:
- a CDS encoding TetR/AcrR family transcriptional regulator, whose amino-acid sequence MTTTAEAPRRRSEKSRVAIIEATRALLLERGFDGLSIEAVAAKAGVGKQTIYRWWPSRPALVADVLLEDADKILATMPKTADVTADLASWAGTLAAALTTRRGHAMLKTLMAASLEHEDTAGRLREGFSRPLIESVRDRLLAEDVDADTAQAAADALLGAVVYAILSEGRSYPPRRAEATARIIVAGLRRS is encoded by the coding sequence GTGACGACCACCGCAGAAGCGCCGCGCAGGCGCAGTGAGAAGTCGCGGGTGGCCATCATCGAGGCCACCCGCGCATTGCTGCTGGAACGCGGATTCGACGGTCTGAGCATCGAAGCCGTCGCCGCGAAGGCCGGGGTCGGGAAGCAGACGATCTACCGCTGGTGGCCCAGTAGGCCCGCGCTCGTGGCCGACGTACTGCTCGAAGACGCCGACAAGATCCTGGCCACGATGCCGAAGACGGCCGACGTCACCGCCGATCTGGCCTCGTGGGCCGGCACGCTCGCGGCGGCGCTCACCACCAGGCGCGGCCACGCCATGTTGAAGACGCTGATGGCGGCGTCACTCGAACACGAGGACACCGCGGGGCGCCTTCGCGAAGGGTTCAGCCGTCCCCTCATCGAGTCCGTGCGGGACCGGTTGCTCGCCGAGGATGTCGATGCCGACACCGCGCAGGCGGCCGCCGACGCCCTGCTCGGCGCCGTTGTCTACGCGATTTTGTCGGAAGGGCGCAGCTATCCACCGCGGCGTGCCGAGGCCACCGCACGCATTATCGTGGCCGGCCTGCGCCGCAGCTAG